The DNA window CAGGGCTCTGAATTTGATGAAGCACTACTTATCTTAGGTGATAAACATAAGGAGCTATTAAATAGACAATTGCTATATACTGCCATTACAAGAGCAAAAGAAAGGTTGTATATATTTGCAGATGAGAATATCATTGAAAATGCAATAAAAAGCCCAATAAATCGGTATTCATCCCTTGGTAAACATCTAAAAGTACAATAAAGATCAAATATTGCCTAATCAGTGCTGTCAATATAAATTTTAAATTTTTAATTAGTTTCTAAAATATGTTGCTTAATTTAAATTATATTATTATATAGAATTTTAATTAAATATTATTGAGGTCAAATATGAATAGGAACAAACTATCAAATAGAGAGATTTTTAAGGAACGCTTCAGGTGTTACGGGCCTATATCTAATCTAGAAGAGTATGTACAACCAGATTGGTGGCGACACATTTTTAACTCAATCTACCTCAAAACAGATGGTGATGTAGTAGATGATTCCCAAATTACTAAAACAGAAATTGACCTATTTTTAGAAATTCTAAAACTCTCAACAGAAGATAAAATATTAGATTTATGCTGTGGACAGGGACGTCATATAATTGAACTAGTAAGGAGAGGTTTTATAAATGTTGAAGGATTAGATCGTTCACATTATCTAATCCAGAAGGCAAAAACAGTGGCAAAAAGAGAAGATTTAAATGTTAAGTTTAGAGAGGGAGATGCCAGAAAACTTCCCTATAATGCTAACAGTTTTGATGTTATTACAATATTGGGGAATAGCTTTGGTTACTTTGAAACAATTCAAGATGATTTAAGGGTTCTAAAAGAAGCTCTCAGGGCCCTAAAACCATGGGGACGCATTCTTATAGATGTGGCTGATGGCAATTACTTAAAAGAACATTTTAATCCAAGGTCCTGGGAATGGATAGATAAAAAACATTTTGTCTCCAGAGAGCGTTCCATCTCCTTAGATAAACAGCGCATTATATCACGTGAAGTCGTTACTAATATAGAAAAAGGTGTAATTGTAGACCAATTTTATGCTGAAAGGCTCTATACAAAAGAAAGCTTGACAGACCTACTAAAAACAGCTGGGTTCAGTAATATCTCCTTCCATGGGGCAATATCTCCTGACTCACAACGAAACCAAGATTTGGGTATGATGGAACAGCGTATAATTGTTACTGCAATGGTGAAAAAAGAGTGGGTTCCCACCAAAAAAAGATCAAAAAAAGCAATGAAAAATATAGCAGTGATCTTAGGAGATCCACGAAAACCAGACTTATTGAAGCCTTATCTTATTTTTGATGATGATGATTTTTACACTATTGACCAATTGAAACTTGCTTTGAAAGAATTAGACAATTATCAATTTATTTACTTAGACAACCACGATACTTTAAGCCAAGATTTAATTAAACTAAAGAACAAGATCGACTATGTTTTTAATTTATGCGATGAAGGCTACTTTAACGATCCGACAAAAGAACTTCATGTCCCAGCTTTGCTTGAAATACTTGGTATTCCCTATACAGGTGCTAATCCACAATGCCTTGCTTATTGCTATGATAAATCTTTGGTACGTGGTATTGCAAAAGAGATGGAAATCCCTGTTCCTGATGCATTTTTTATAAAACCTGAGGATACAACCTTTGAGCTCTCCCTTTCTTTCCCGGCAATTGTCAAACCTAATTTTGGAGATTCAAGTTTTGGAATTACTCAAAAGAGCGTAGTAGGTAATATTGAAGAGCTGGTGAACACTATTTCAGAGATGAGAGAGAAATTTGGCTATGATAAGCCCATTCTTGTTGAAGAGTTCCTTACAGGAAAAGATTTAAGCATTGGAATTATAGGAAATGTCCCTGGTAATTATACTATTTTACCAATTATAGAAGAAGACTATTCATCATTGCCACCAGAACTACCCAGAATCTGTGGCTATGAGGCTAAATGGCTTCCAAATTCACCATATTGGAGTATCAAATCTATACCGGCTAACCTCTCAGAAGAGTTGGAAAAATTCTTAATACAATGCTCTTTGAAGTTATACGAAAGGCTAGGGTGTAGAGATTACTGTCGTTTTGACTGGAGACTTGACTTAATAGGCAATCCAAAACTTCTTGAAGCAAATCCTAATCCTGGTTGGTGCTGGGATGGACATATGGCTAAAATGGCAAAGGTCGCTGGAATATCTTATGCTGAATTATTAAAATTGATCCTTGAGTCCGCTGAAAATAGACTAGGCATTTTATTACAACCAATTGCCCTATCTACAAAAGATAATGGGAATTGACAAATAACTAAAGCAAATTTATATTATTTTTAAGTTTTAATTCATTTATAGTTATTGCAAGGCTTTAATAATATAATAAAAACAATCTCAAATAAAAAATCAATTAAAAGGTTATAAATATGGTAAAGGCCGTGATAAAAGGGCAGGGCATCAAAAAATGTAGAAAACACAAAGTAAAAGATTTGCTTAATGAGCTTAATATTCCTAGTGAAACAGCTATCGTGGCAAAAGATGGTGAAATTTTAACACATGATATACGCCTAAAAGATGGTGATACCGTAGAAATAATACCTGTGGTGAGTGGTGGTTAATGAAATGTCGCGTATGTGGATCAAAAGCAATTATTAATTTAAAGAGGCATAATACTTCATTCTGCCATAATCATTTTAATGAATTCTTTATAAAACAAGTTGAAAAGGCAATAAAAAAATATTCCATGTTTTCGCGCGA is part of the Deferribacterota bacterium genome and encodes:
- a CDS encoding MoaD/ThiS family protein, which gives rise to MVKAVIKGQGIKKCRKHKVKDLLNELNIPSETAIVAKDGEILTHDIRLKDGDTVEIIPVVSGG
- a CDS encoding methyltransferase domain-containing protein; the protein is MNRNKLSNREIFKERFRCYGPISNLEEYVQPDWWRHIFNSIYLKTDGDVVDDSQITKTEIDLFLEILKLSTEDKILDLCCGQGRHIIELVRRGFINVEGLDRSHYLIQKAKTVAKREDLNVKFREGDARKLPYNANSFDVITILGNSFGYFETIQDDLRVLKEALRALKPWGRILIDVADGNYLKEHFNPRSWEWIDKKHFVSRERSISLDKQRIISREVVTNIEKGVIVDQFYAERLYTKESLTDLLKTAGFSNISFHGAISPDSQRNQDLGMMEQRIIVTAMVKKEWVPTKKRSKKAMKNIAVILGDPRKPDLLKPYLIFDDDDFYTIDQLKLALKELDNYQFIYLDNHDTLSQDLIKLKNKIDYVFNLCDEGYFNDPTKELHVPALLEILGIPYTGANPQCLAYCYDKSLVRGIAKEMEIPVPDAFFIKPEDTTFELSLSFPAIVKPNFGDSSFGITQKSVVGNIEELVNTISEMREKFGYDKPILVEEFLTGKDLSIGIIGNVPGNYTILPIIEEDYSSLPPELPRICGYEAKWLPNSPYWSIKSIPANLSEELEKFLIQCSLKLYERLGCRDYCRFDWRLDLIGNPKLLEANPNPGWCWDGHMAKMAKVAGISYAELLKLILESAENRLGILLQPIALSTKDNGN